Proteins from a genomic interval of Liolophura sinensis isolate JHLJ2023 chromosome 3, CUHK_Ljap_v2, whole genome shotgun sequence:
- the LOC135464179 gene encoding tetraspanin-18-like — MADGCRKCMKISLLIFNLVFLVAGAAAIGLGAWVILKTSDVIELIDLETATIDMAEMLRRGAYALISVGVVILFLSLLGFIGACKESKCLLILYGVVVLVLVLIQLSAIILAVLFRDKIERELISFLNTTLVDHYEGHFDSKEPFSVLWDGYQISGECCGIVNQDDFLYTKKWNRSFPLPNSVIPFTCCQFLDTSVYPNEPDSLQPKSFNCTVSPDENNAWLNKGCFDTLKSEFGTAANYIIIGGAVVLTIQLIGAILAFGLTRAVHNSHKIV, encoded by the exons ATGGCGGACGGCTGTCGAAAGTGCATGAAAATATCATTGCTGATTTTCAACCTtgtttttctt GTCGCCGGAGCTGCTGCAATCGGATTGGGAGCATGGGTGATTTTGAAAACTTCTGACGTCATCGAGTTGATTGACCTTGAGACGGCCACAATAGACATGGCGGAGATGTTGCGGAGGGGTGCGTACGCGTTGATATCTGTCGGTGTAGTGATCCTTTTCCTCAGTCTGCTTGGATTTATTGGGGCATGCAAAGAAAGCAAATGTTTGCTCATTTTG TACGGTGTCGTTGTGCTTGTCctggttttaatacagctttCCGCAATCATCCTAGCCGTTTTATTTCGAGACAAG ATCGAACGGGAACTCATCTCGTTCCTGAACACGACACTGGTGGACCACTACGAGGGTCATTTTGATTCTAAGGAGCCCTTCTCTGTCCTTTGGGACGGTTATCAGATTTCG GGTGAGTGCTGCGGAATTGTCAACCAGGATGATTTTCTCTACACTAAAAAGTGGAACCGGAGTTTCCCATTGCCAAACTCCGTAATTCCGTTTACATGCTGCCAGTTTTTGGACACTTCCGTTTACCCCAATGAGCCCGATTCCTTACAACCAAAGTCTTTCAACTGTACAGTTTCACCAGATGAAAACAATGCCTGGTTGAATAAG GGTTGTTTTGACACGCTCAAGTCAGAGTTTGGGACGGCCGCTAACTACATCATCATAGGAGGAGCTGTGGTTCTAACAATACAG CTGATTGGGGCTATTTTGGCTTTTGGTCTCACCAGAGCTGTTCATAACTCACATAAAATCGTCTGA